A single window of Cataglyphis hispanica isolate Lineage 1 chromosome 2, ULB_Chis1_1.0, whole genome shotgun sequence DNA harbors:
- the LOC126855506 gene encoding uncharacterized protein LOC126855506 isoform X2 — protein MKRNLSEYICCLIYSVILMATRKDILDYLHKRDNIERTVNGILNNIIPIDIIKNDKNAESNMIKSTVDVVREKEEYMRNKQLYEQAMREYNVNYNSTMVDDLIRNYGLDRDIFNHERYRYYTPREPYVYNRMIRKEGFTYVQEELIWQHLKSVIDINLSCPCRTCILLEASKYAYIRAKEWEIKLHKDWDLYKRAPMRWVRRFEMRHRDEISNLCSKLCKKS, from the exons atgaaaagaaatttgtctGAATATATTTGCTGTTTGATTTATTCT gTTATTTTAATGGCTACTAGGAAAGACATTCTAGACTATCTACATAAAAGGGATAATATCGAAAGAACAGtaaatggaattttaaataatattatacctatagatatcataaaaaatgacaaaaatgcAGAaagtaatatgataaaatcgaCCGTAGACGTTGtacgagaaaaagaggaatatATGAGAAACAAACAATTATACGAGCAAGCAATGAGGGAGTATAATGTAAACTATAATTCGACAATGGTAGATGATCTTATAAGAAACTACGGACTTGATCGTGATATTTTCAACCACGaaagatatagatattatacacCTAGAGAGCCTTATGTATACAATAGGATGATACGAAAAGAAGGCTTTACATATGTACAGGAAGAATTAATATGGCAACATTTAAAATCGgtgatagatataaatttatcttgccCTTGCAGAACTTGCATTTTGTTAGAAGCGTCAAAATATGCTTACATACGTGCCAAAGAATGGgagataaaattgcataaagattgggatttatataaaagggCACCAATGAGATGGGTACGAAGGTTCGAAATGAGACACCGTGACGAAATTTCTAACTTATGCAGTAAGCTGTGTAAGAAGAGCTAG
- the LOC126855506 gene encoding uncharacterized protein LOC126855506 isoform X1 — MKRNLSEYICCLIYSVILMATRKEILDYLHKRDNIEITVNGILNKIIPIDIIFKDLKSAENDMIKWTVDAVQEKGQYMKHKQLYEQAMREYNESYDSTMVEDLVRKYGLDRNVFHHERYKHYTPGEPYVFTRAIRGEYFTFAQDELIWEHLKSVIDINLSCPCRTCILLEASKYAYIRARGWKIKLHKDWDLHERAPIKWIRKFEMRHRNEISSFCSKLCQNSCSMNVVE; from the exons atgaaaagaaatttgtctGAATATATTTGCTGTTTGATTTATTCT gTTATTTTAATGGCTACTAGGAAAGAAATTCTAGACTATCTACATAAAAGggataatatcgaaataacagtaaatggaattttaaataaaattatacctaTAGATATCATATTCAAAGATCTCAAAAGTGCAGaaaatgatatgataaaatgGACAGTAGACGCTGTACAAGAAAAAGGGCAATATATGAAACACAAACAATTATACGAGCAAGCAATGAGGGAGTATAATGAAAGCTATGATTCGACAATGGTAGAGGATCTTGTAAGAAAATACGGACTTGATCGTAATGTTTTCCACCACGAaagatataaacattatacacCTGGAGAGCCTTATGTATTCACTAGGGCTATACGAGGAGAATACTTTACATTTGCACAGGACGAATTAATATGGGAACATTTAAAATCGgtgatagatataaatttatcttgccCTTGCAGAACTTGCATTTTGTTAGAAGCGTCAAAATATGCTTACATACGTGCCAGAGGATGGaagataaaattgcataaagaTTGGGATTTACATGAAAGGGCACCAATAAAATGGATACGAAAGTTCGAAATGAGACACCGCAACGAAATTTCTAGCTTCTGCAGTAAACTATGTCAGAATAGCTGTAGTATGAATGTAGTTGAATAA